The nucleotide sequence AATCAAGAGCTCGCACAAATGGCTACGGTGGAGATTGAGAAAGAGTTCTTTGAAGCACTGGAGAATCAAAATACTCTGCTTCAAGATAGAGCTGCACAACAGAGACAGATGAACGGGTATAAACAAAAGGAAGCCGAGATTAGCCAACTTTTAAATGATTATAGTGGTAGGGAGCTTGATGTTTTAAGAGAGCAGGTTGAGGAAGAACTCAAATCCCTACAGGCAAAACAAGCCAAAGTGAGAGCCGGTACAGCGGAATGGCAGGAATTACAGAAGCAAATAGATCCGTTACAGAAACAATACAATCTCATAAAAGATGGTGAACAAGGTCTACGGAATCAACTGTTAACGATTAAAAATCAGAGAACAGAACAACAGATAAAGATAGATAATACAACTAAGGAAATTGCCCAGCTTGAGCAGATATACCAAAGACTACAACTTAACTATCTGACAAGCGCTGGTATAACGGAAGAAAAAGCACGTCAGGCTGTTCAAGATGGTACTGCAATACAAGCTATCGATACGAAAATAGCAAAGCTACAAAAGGAAAAGGAAACACTGAAAGAACAGACTCCTATAAACATGCGTAATACAGATGAATATCGAAATGCAGTAGGAGCAATTGATAATCAAATCGGTAAGTTAAATACAACTAAAGGTAAGATTAGAGGTCTGGCCAGTGATGCACGTAATTACACAGATGAGCTTAGTAAAGATGTTACCAAAAACGTCAATGCAATTTTAAATCCGAAGGCTAGCTCGTTAGATGATAGGTTATCAGAGACAGTTTGGAAGACTATATCATTAAAATATTCAAACGGAAACGGACACCACGTTCCAGTGGGATATGCTGATGGAACTAACTTTCACCCAGGTGGTCCTGCAATTGTCGGTGAGGAGGGACCAGAGATAGTGAAAGAGGGCAATAAATTGTCACTGCGAAGCTTTGGTATTATTCCTGACCTTAAACGAGGAGCTCGAGTATTTACAGCAGAACAGACGTCCAAAATGTTATCTAAGTTACCTGGTTATGCAGGTGGTGTTGGGGTAAGTCCAGAGCTATCTAGAAGCTTAGATAATATGAGTTCTATGTTAACTACTACTCAAAATAATACTAACCGGATGAACGTTGATGTAGGCGTGGGTGATGTTATCATCGATGGAAGATCTGTAGGGAGTATTGTTTGGAAACCCATTAAGGAATTCATTGATTTGGACAATAATATTAAATCAGAGTTTCAGGGGTGAGGGTTATGAAAAGTAAATATAATTTTGTAATTAAGAAAAATAACCAAAACTTTGATATGCATGAACTCGGAATCTGGGTGGAATCATTTCATATATATTCCCCTCACGCAGAGCGGAAGAAGCTTATAGTTCCAAATAGGGCAGGCTCCCTATTATCCTCTACAAGAATTGCAGAAAGAAGAGTAGCAATTACCATGCAAATTGAAGAGGAAAATGAAAATAATTATGAAACTATTAAGCATGACATTTTTGACTTATTTTTTTCTGAAAAAGAGTTTTCCATAGTTAGAGATATAAAACCAGATAGAGAGCTTTTTGTGATTCAAGAGGGAGAGTATGACATTGAAAACCTTACAACGACTGACGGTAAATTTTCTATAGATTTAACGATGCCAGACCCCTTTATTTATGGATTGCAGTTAGAAAAAGTATTTGAAAATGATTCTTTAGTTTTGACCAATCCAGGGACCGAAAAATCAAAACCAATATTTGAATCTACTGTTCTGCAGGATACCTCTTTCGTACAGATTGTTAATGAGAATGGGGATTATATGATGGTTGGAAAGCCAGCACCTGCTGATCAACCTGTTATTAGTCCTTATGATGAAATCTTAGTAGATGATTGTTCTTCTACCGTAGCGTGGGGAGCCGTTCCTTCGATTGAGTCAGGAGATGTAGCAGGGAGCATTGGGGTGTCAAACGGTAGGTTTGTACCTACAAGCTACGGTACTGGTACTGGTTGGCATGGTCCAGCTCTCAAGCAAAGCCTTTCTTCTCCTTTGCAAGACTTTAATATTCAAACATGGGTTGAATTTAATACAGCAGCTAATGAGTTGGGGCGAATCCAGATACATTTATTAGATGTTGATAACAATATTGTTGGCATGTTATCAATCTTTGATTCTTATTCACAGTTTCAAGATGCAGTAGGACGTTTCAGAGTTGGTCCACTAAGTGGACCTTATAAATATGTCATGTCAGAAAGACATCCTTATTGGATACCTAATTTCTATGGTCGGTTGGCCTTGCAACGACAGGGAACGCGGATATCGGCACAGATGGATTTTTATGATTCTAACACTGGTAGATACAAATTTAACCTAGCGGATGAATTCTATGATTATCAAGGTCAGTTTCAAACTCCTATTTCACAGGTTCAAATTCATTTTGGACAATATCGGTCTTATGCTGTAGCAACAATGAATATGGATAAGGTTAGAGTTATACGCTTAAATGAAATCGGGGAAAATGAGATACCTATACTCGCTTATGCAGGTGATAACTTGGTATTCGACCATCAAAATGACATTGTTTATTTGAATGGTATGGACATAAAAATGGAGAAAGATTTTGGTGCATCTTACTTCAACATTATGTCAGGAACAAACAGGATTTTTACTTTCCCACAAGGAGCTTTAGATACTAAAGTGAAATGGAGGCCAGCGTATAAATGACACAAATTCATATTTTGGATCATCAAACTGATTCCATTCTAGATACAATGGATAATGAGGGAGTTAATCCGTTTTATCAAGATAATCATATTGAAGTATTAGATGGAGAAGAGACGTTTAGCTTTTCTACACCGAAAGATATACGCGCTGCACAACATTTAAATAAACGTAACCGAGTCATTATTCCCGGGAATAATGGCTCTTTTCGTGAGTTTATTATTTATTATAATGACACCATTAATAATGAAGTAGAGATACGTTCACTTGCATCCTATATTGAACTCAAGAAAAACAAGCCTATCGCTCCTGTTACACTTAACGGTCAAACCGTAAATTCTGCGACAGATTTTGTCCTATCCGGTACGGGATGGGAACGAGGTAAGACAGAGTATTCAGGCTCGTTAACGATTGCATTTGAAGAGCATATTAACCCTTATGATGCCCTGAAAAAGATTGCTTCTGCATTTAGTTTAGAACTACAATTTCGGATCGTAACCGATGGGAATAAAGTTGTTGGTCGTTATGTGGATCTTCTTCAAAGGGTTGGTTCCTGGGAAGGGAAAGAAATCGAGTCCGGAAAAGACTTAATTGGGATGAAACGATTTGAAACTACACAACCGGTTGTTACAGCTTTAGTTGGAGTGGGTCCAGAAAAAAGTGATGGCACTTATGATATCGTTGAAGTAACAAATGAGGAAGCGCGTCAAGCATGGGGACGAATTGATCCTAGTTCAGGTGTTCCAGTTCATTTATGGGACATTTATATTCCAGAATCCACAGATCAGGATATGACAAGAGAGCGTCTTACTACCTTGACAGAGAATGAACTACAAAAACGAATCAGTTCCTCGGTGAAATGGGAAATTGATGTAGCGACACTCGAAACCATTTTCGGCAGGGAGCACGAGAAAGTATCTTTAGGTGATACATCTCGTGTAAAAGTCACGGAGCATAATCCTCCTGTTTATTTGGATTCTCGCATTATCGCGAGAAAAGGTCCAATTACGGACGTATATCAGAAGAAACATACATTAGGAGAAATCATTGAGCACAAAGAAGAAGACATCAACCAAATTAGAAAAGAACTACTTAAGAAGATTGCTAAAAAAATTTCCGAGGAACAGGTTTTAGGGATAACGTACACTAAGACTGAGGTTGATAGCAAGGATACCCAAACGGAAGCAAACGCTGAAAACTTTACAAGAGGATGGTCGCAACAAGGTGCAGATGTAACGAGCGAAAACACCGCAGCTGATACAGCTAAAGTCGGGGGAACAGCAGCAAACACTGTTCGTGATCAAGCAGCAAATTCTATTCAACAACAAACAGTTTATAATGGAGTGACCTTTAGTAAAGAAAAAGGGTTAGAAGTTGTTACAAGTGATAACTTGGTAAAAATCGTCCAAGATGCTACCCAAGGTTTTATGATACAAAAGAGGGCAACAGTTAACGATCCATGGGTTAATTTCTTTTATGTCGATTTGAACGCAAAGGTAAATGCTAGAGACGGTGATTTTTACATTGTTGACGGTAAAACAGGAACTAAAAGTTCTATTGTATTTCGATCAAATTTACTAAAAGACCATTCCTTTGAAAGTGTGCGATCAGTAGGCTCGACCTATTACGGGGGAAATTCCCTTATCCGAGATATGCAGGTCACATCATCCAATGAATGGTCGGGTTGGATGGCTCAGGGTACACCAAGAGTTTTGTCTGTTTACCAAACGGATGCCCCTACCAGTTTGGCCATGTATGGTCTAAAGTCTGTTATATGTGGAAGAGGCGATTACGTCTGGCAGACTTTAAATGCTGAGAGCGCTGGAAAACAATATACGTTTTCCTTTCATACACGAAAAGCACCTGGTCACGCTGCCGGACCTCCAAGGTTTCTAGTTCGCTATTACAGATGGAATCAAGATACATTAGAAAAACTATCTGAAGAATACTTTGATTATCCTGCACCAACTAGCGAAAAAGATATATTAAGGTACAAGGCTACCTTTACCACTCCTCCTGAAACAGCAGTAGTGAGAATGTATCTTTTAACGACTGTGGATTGGGCTATGTTTGATGGGGTTCAACTTGTTGAGGGATCTGTTCCTGTTCCTTATAATCCAGAAGATGGTCTTCACAATCTTATGTATGGTTTTCAAGATGCAGAAAGTTTACATGCATATTACCTTTATGGGAATCACATTAGATCCTATGGAGATTTAACTGGTCGATTAGTTCATAATGATCACTATTTTAAAATTTTCCCATTCAATAGTACCACTTATAATGACGGTAGTAGGACGCAAGGGTATTATGATGGTCCGAATAGAAGGTTGAATGTATATGCAGCAACGGATTCCGGCTCTGGACCGGTAGAGGTCAATTTACCATACAGTGGTAGTGCGTTTACAGCTTACAACTTTAATAATGCTTCATCAGTGGAAAATAAAAACAACATTCGAGACATAAATACGGAAGATATGGCTAGTATTTTTGATTCCTTAAACTTCCGCAACTATACCTTAACTGGAAATGAAACAAGGGTTAAGACAGGTATCGTTATAGAGGAGCTTGAATCAT is from Radiobacillus kanasensis and encodes:
- a CDS encoding phage tail domain-containing protein; the encoded protein is MKSKYNFVIKKNNQNFDMHELGIWVESFHIYSPHAERKKLIVPNRAGSLLSSTRIAERRVAITMQIEEENENNYETIKHDIFDLFFSEKEFSIVRDIKPDRELFVIQEGEYDIENLTTTDGKFSIDLTMPDPFIYGLQLEKVFENDSLVLTNPGTEKSKPIFESTVLQDTSFVQIVNENGDYMMVGKPAPADQPVISPYDEILVDDCSSTVAWGAVPSIESGDVAGSIGVSNGRFVPTSYGTGTGWHGPALKQSLSSPLQDFNIQTWVEFNTAANELGRIQIHLLDVDNNIVGMLSIFDSYSQFQDAVGRFRVGPLSGPYKYVMSERHPYWIPNFYGRLALQRQGTRISAQMDFYDSNTGRYKFNLADEFYDYQGQFQTPISQVQIHFGQYRSYAVATMNMDKVRVIRLNEIGENEIPILAYAGDNLVFDHQNDIVYLNGMDIKMEKDFGASYFNIMSGTNRIFTFPQGALDTKVKWRPAYK
- a CDS encoding phage tail spike protein yields the protein MTQIHILDHQTDSILDTMDNEGVNPFYQDNHIEVLDGEETFSFSTPKDIRAAQHLNKRNRVIIPGNNGSFREFIIYYNDTINNEVEIRSLASYIELKKNKPIAPVTLNGQTVNSATDFVLSGTGWERGKTEYSGSLTIAFEEHINPYDALKKIASAFSLELQFRIVTDGNKVVGRYVDLLQRVGSWEGKEIESGKDLIGMKRFETTQPVVTALVGVGPEKSDGTYDIVEVTNEEARQAWGRIDPSSGVPVHLWDIYIPESTDQDMTRERLTTLTENELQKRISSSVKWEIDVATLETIFGREHEKVSLGDTSRVKVTEHNPPVYLDSRIIARKGPITDVYQKKHTLGEIIEHKEEDINQIRKELLKKIAKKISEEQVLGITYTKTEVDSKDTQTEANAENFTRGWSQQGADVTSENTAADTAKVGGTAANTVRDQAANSIQQQTVYNGVTFSKEKGLEVVTSDNLVKIVQDATQGFMIQKRATVNDPWVNFFYVDLNAKVNARDGDFYIVDGKTGTKSSIVFRSNLLKDHSFESVRSVGSTYYGGNSLIRDMQVTSSNEWSGWMAQGTPRVLSVYQTDAPTSLAMYGLKSVICGRGDYVWQTLNAESAGKQYTFSFHTRKAPGHAAGPPRFLVRYYRWNQDTLEKLSEEYFDYPAPTSEKDILRYKATFTTPPETAVVRMYLLTTVDWAMFDGVQLVEGSVPVPYNPEDGLHNLMYGFQDAESLHAYYLYGNHIRSYGDLTGRLVHNDHYFKIFPFNSTTYNDGSRTQGYYDGPNRRLNVYAATDSGSGPVEVNLPYSGSAFTAYNFNNASSVENKNNIRDINTEDMASIFDSLNFRNYTLTGNETRVKTGIVIEELESSAGYYLINGDGKSIDLYGLVSMMAAKVKQQDDKISTLEQRITALESAI